One Thermococcus eurythermalis DNA segment encodes these proteins:
- a CDS encoding OB-fold nucleic acid binding domain-containing protein: protein MVGLTKEQIVNRIIRHRGLSKDEIEGRIAELAMTHGISEHAAAVMLAEELGVKLDEGEELLHIADLVPGMSNVNIVARVLRKFPPREYQKRDGTTGKVANIIIYDSTGQARLVLWDNFVNRYYDELSPGDVIKVIDPLVKEGMRGIELHANFRTRIIKDPDDPRVSEIPPLEEVRTYSYRRMKIKDLEGNERFVELRGTISKLYRVITYDSCPECRRKVDYDPASNEWICPEHGSVKPLKMVVLDFGLDDSTGYIRVTLFGDDASELLGESPEGIDEKLRKLIEEGLTMREAGRKLAEEVYYPLLGREIIVRGSVTEDKFLGTLLKARTWEEINERREIELVRRELREVLKAFGGE from the coding sequence ATGGTAGGCCTTACAAAGGAGCAGATAGTTAATCGAATAATCCGGCATAGGGGCCTTTCAAAAGATGAAATTGAGGGGAGGATTGCCGAGCTGGCAATGACTCACGGTATTTCCGAGCACGCTGCAGCCGTCATGCTGGCCGAAGAACTCGGCGTCAAGCTCGATGAGGGGGAGGAGCTCCTCCACATTGCTGACCTGGTTCCGGGGATGAGCAACGTCAACATCGTCGCGAGGGTTCTGAGGAAGTTCCCGCCGAGGGAGTACCAGAAGAGGGACGGCACGACCGGAAAAGTCGCGAACATCATAATCTACGACTCCACCGGCCAGGCAAGGCTCGTCCTCTGGGATAACTTCGTCAACAGGTACTACGACGAGCTCAGTCCGGGCGACGTTATCAAGGTCATTGACCCTCTCGTCAAGGAAGGAATGAGGGGGATTGAGCTACACGCCAACTTCAGGACGAGGATTATCAAAGACCCCGACGACCCGCGCGTCAGCGAGATACCCCCGCTCGAAGAGGTCAGAACCTACAGCTACAGGAGAATGAAGATTAAGGACCTCGAAGGAAACGAGCGCTTCGTGGAGCTCAGGGGGACCATCTCCAAGCTTTACAGGGTGATAACCTACGACTCCTGCCCGGAGTGCAGGAGGAAGGTGGACTACGACCCGGCGAGCAACGAGTGGATATGCCCCGAGCACGGTTCCGTCAAGCCCCTCAAGATGGTCGTTCTCGACTTCGGACTGGACGATTCAACCGGCTACATCCGCGTTACACTCTTCGGAGACGACGCCAGCGAACTGCTCGGCGAGAGCCCGGAGGGGATAGATGAGAAGCTCAGGAAGCTCATCGAGGAAGGCCTGACCATGAGGGAGGCAGGCAGGAAGCTCGCGGAGGAAGTCTACTACCCGCTCCTCGGCAGGGAGATAATCGTCAGGGGCAGTGTTACCGAAGACAAGTTCCTCGGAACCCTGCTGAAGGCCAGAACCTGGGAAGAAATCAACGAGAGGCGTGAAATTGAGCTTGTGAGAAGGGAGCTTAGGGAAGTTTTGAAGGCCTTCGGTGGTGAGTGA
- a CDS encoding replication protein RepA, translating to MEEVKFRRRKPAVERKIAEIREDDTRVSIIGKAFKVDKLDYTFWLDDGTGVILVESEENVLPENGQIVRVIGRVIRSDEDVHIFGEVIQDFSNADLEALEEIRELERKVLPKIENVIDFFGGEEL from the coding sequence ATGGAGGAGGTAAAGTTCAGGCGTAGAAAGCCCGCTGTCGAGAGGAAGATTGCCGAAATAAGGGAAGATGACACCCGCGTCTCCATTATCGGCAAGGCTTTCAAGGTCGACAAGCTCGACTACACCTTCTGGCTCGACGACGGTACTGGAGTCATACTCGTTGAGAGCGAGGAGAACGTCCTGCCCGAAAACGGCCAGATAGTTAGGGTCATCGGCAGGGTCATACGGAGCGATGAAGATGTTCACATTTTTGGCGAAGTGATACAGGACTTCAGCAACGCCGACCTGGAGGCTCTTGAAGAGATAAGGGAGCTCGAAAGGAAAGTCCTGCCGAAGATTGAAAACGTCATTGACTTCTTTGGGGGTGAGGAGCTATGA
- a CDS encoding OB-fold nucleic acid binding domain-containing protein — protein MKKRLPASRVYIKDILDGYYVRSEGDFEPNYLITRDARKVYRVKVVATVVREPVISDDETYGKFQIDDGTGTIWVLGFRDDTRFIRLVKKGDLVQIIGKVAEWRDDKQILVEGVAKVSPNFWILHRFETLKEKVEHAEKARMAFDIYDRYGVTAKAKVIAKNKGIDEELLQTIDELYAMMLEQRALEEELIEEEVTEETEETPVNPELEKAKEAIMNLLREKGKALSHKFIVKKLSKEFDEEIIEEAISQLLADGEIYEPEIGFYEPL, from the coding sequence ATGAAGAAGCGCCTCCCAGCGAGCAGGGTTTACATCAAGGACATCCTTGACGGCTACTACGTGCGGAGCGAGGGCGACTTTGAGCCCAACTACCTCATAACAAGGGACGCGAGGAAGGTCTACCGCGTAAAGGTCGTCGCCACCGTAGTCAGGGAGCCCGTGATAAGCGACGACGAGACCTACGGCAAGTTCCAGATTGACGATGGGACTGGGACAATATGGGTTCTCGGATTCAGAGATGACACGCGCTTCATAAGGCTGGTCAAGAAGGGAGACCTCGTCCAGATAATCGGAAAAGTCGCCGAGTGGCGCGACGACAAGCAGATACTCGTCGAGGGAGTTGCGAAGGTAAGCCCGAACTTCTGGATACTCCACCGCTTTGAGACCCTCAAAGAGAAGGTCGAGCACGCCGAGAAGGCGAGAATGGCCTTTGATATCTACGACAGGTACGGTGTGACCGCCAAGGCAAAGGTCATAGCCAAGAACAAGGGCATTGATGAGGAGCTTCTTCAGACGATAGACGAACTTTATGCTATGATGCTCGAACAGAGGGCCCTTGAGGAGGAGCTGATAGAGGAGGAAGTAACCGAAGAGACCGAGGAGACACCTGTTAACCCTGAACTTGAGAAGGCCAAGGAGGCCATCATGAACCTCCTCCGGGAGAAGGGCAAGGCACTGTCCCACAAGTTTATCGTGAAGAAGCTGTCCAAGGAGTTTGACGAGGAAATAATAGAAGAGGCCATCAGCCAGCTCCTCGCCGACGGCGAAATCTACGAGCCGGAGATAGGCTTCTACGAGCCCCTCTGA
- a CDS encoding geranylgeranylglycerol-phosphate geranylgeranyltransferase, protein MEAKALVEITRPHNCILAGVVGLLGAIVAAGHFPDPTKALLVFLVVTLGCAAGNTINDYFDYEIDRINRPDRPLPRGAMSRRAAFWYSMVLFALGLAFASLISIYALIFAAVAYLMMFLYAWKLKPLPFVGNVVVAGLTAATPLYGAIAVGKIGLAGHLALCAFLVNVAREVIKDIEDVEGDLAKGAKTLPIVIGKKKSAYIGALFAFLTVIASFLPVKAGVGVSYIAMVPVDALILYSAYLILRSQDREAAHLSQKLLKISIFLAVVAFMIASLVR, encoded by the coding sequence TTGGAGGCAAAGGCCCTCGTAGAAATAACCAGACCCCACAACTGCATCTTGGCGGGGGTAGTGGGCCTCCTCGGAGCAATAGTGGCGGCGGGCCACTTTCCAGACCCCACAAAGGCCCTGCTGGTCTTCCTGGTGGTCACGCTGGGGTGTGCGGCGGGCAACACGATAAACGACTACTTCGACTACGAGATAGACAGAATAAACCGCCCGGACAGGCCCCTGCCCAGGGGCGCGATGAGCAGGAGGGCAGCATTCTGGTACTCGATGGTGCTGTTTGCGTTGGGCCTGGCCTTTGCCTCTCTCATAAGCATCTACGCCCTCATATTCGCGGCAGTGGCGTACCTCATGATGTTCCTCTACGCCTGGAAGCTCAAGCCTCTGCCCTTTGTAGGCAACGTTGTCGTCGCCGGATTGACGGCCGCAACGCCGCTCTATGGCGCCATAGCGGTAGGGAAGATAGGTCTCGCGGGCCACCTGGCCCTCTGTGCGTTCCTCGTGAACGTCGCCAGGGAGGTCATAAAGGATATAGAGGACGTTGAAGGAGACCTCGCAAAGGGGGCAAAGACCCTCCCGATAGTGATAGGGAAGAAAAAGTCGGCCTACATAGGAGCGCTCTTCGCGTTCCTCACGGTCATTGCGTCGTTCCTTCCCGTCAAAGCAGGGGTAGGTGTAAGCTACATTGCGATGGTGCCCGTAGATGCATTAATCCTCTATTCGGCCTACCTCATCCTGCGCTCGCAGGACAGGGAGGCCGCCCATCTCTCGCAGAAGTTACTTAAAATAAGCATATTCCTCGCCGTCGTGGCGTTCATGATAGCTTCACTCGTGAGGTGA
- a CDS encoding Clp1/GlmU family protein, which produces MNKAKYTRDVPPDRLELLAELSSRDTVKIMAIGSPDTGKSTLVTFLANELIGLGKSVAIVDSDVGQKGILPPATVSLAFPEEPFLTTSELEGVAHYFIGTVSPAQFIGEMAVGVKRLTDIAERSADVVIVDTTGFVTGAGFEMKRLKAELIRPDIIVILQKEGELEPLARALSPYGEIVRLGVSENARKVERDERREIRFEKWKAYFSGSRLVEFSLSDVAVTGTSLFNGRPLEESEKTLLSRALRWLVLAGWERDGHYTVVKADEENFQRGYRSIHAVDFEKLSNLLVGLIDGDGLCLGLGILKWVNFSNGTLQLLTPLSEEALSEVREIRFGRMRVLETGEELAFLRRDEL; this is translated from the coding sequence ATGAACAAGGCCAAGTACACCCGCGATGTCCCACCCGACAGGTTAGAACTCCTGGCAGAGCTGTCATCACGCGACACGGTTAAAATCATGGCCATAGGCAGCCCGGACACCGGAAAGAGCACACTGGTGACGTTCCTGGCCAACGAGCTCATCGGGCTTGGAAAGAGCGTTGCCATAGTGGACTCGGACGTGGGCCAGAAGGGAATCCTGCCACCAGCCACGGTAAGCCTCGCGTTTCCAGAGGAGCCGTTCCTGACGACTTCAGAGCTGGAAGGGGTGGCTCACTACTTCATAGGCACGGTCTCACCGGCCCAGTTCATAGGCGAGATGGCGGTTGGAGTAAAGAGGCTCACGGACATCGCAGAAAGGAGCGCAGACGTTGTCATCGTGGACACGACCGGCTTCGTGACGGGGGCAGGCTTTGAGATGAAGCGCCTCAAGGCAGAGCTCATAAGGCCAGACATAATCGTAATCCTTCAGAAGGAGGGAGAGCTTGAGCCTTTGGCCCGTGCGCTTTCTCCCTACGGGGAAATCGTCAGGCTTGGAGTCAGCGAAAACGCACGGAAGGTCGAAAGGGACGAAAGGCGGGAGATACGCTTCGAGAAGTGGAAGGCGTACTTTTCCGGCTCCAGGCTTGTCGAGTTCAGCCTCTCAGACGTTGCCGTAACAGGGACTTCACTCTTTAACGGCCGCCCACTGGAAGAGAGCGAGAAAACGCTCCTCTCAAGGGCCCTCAGGTGGCTTGTCCTGGCGGGCTGGGAGAGGGACGGACACTACACGGTGGTGAAGGCGGACGAGGAGAACTTCCAGAGGGGCTACCGCTCGATTCACGCCGTTGACTTCGAAAAGTTGAGCAACCTGCTCGTCGGCCTCATAGACGGAGACGGCCTCTGCCTTGGCCTTGGAATACTCAAATGGGTGAACTTCAGCAACGGGACCCTCCAGCTGCTGACCCCGCTCAGCGAAGAAGCCCTCAGCGAGGTAAGGGAAATCCGCTTCGGCAGAATGAGAGTCCTGGAGACGGGTGAGGAGCTGGCCTTCCTGAGGAGAGACGAACTCTGA
- a CDS encoding Lrp/AsnC family transcriptional regulator: MSEKNALTSRQLKLLKKLYEDGRRIEVHTVEKTQDELANELGITRQALSNHLKVLKELGYIRTGRGFIDLTDKALELLGEKKGDVFVFVKIEPTKRRQVYNAIRKLKIKKIYRVTGDVDLIIEADKTRLDEILEEIASLDGVKETNTHLVLETL; this comes from the coding sequence ATGAGTGAAAAAAACGCCCTGACCTCACGACAACTCAAGCTCCTCAAGAAGCTCTATGAAGACGGGAGGAGGATTGAGGTTCACACAGTCGAGAAGACCCAGGACGAGCTTGCCAATGAACTTGGAATAACTAGGCAGGCCCTCAGCAACCACCTCAAGGTTCTCAAGGAGCTTGGGTACATAAGGACTGGCAGGGGCTTCATTGACCTCACAGACAAGGCCCTTGAACTGCTAGGCGAGAAGAAGGGGGACGTCTTCGTCTTCGTGAAGATAGAGCCCACAAAGAGGAGGCAGGTCTACAACGCAATAAGGAAGCTCAAAATAAAGAAAATCTACCGCGTCACCGGTGACGTGGACTTAATCATAGAGGCAGACAAGACGAGGCTCGACGAGATTCTTGAGGAGATAGCCTCCCTCGACGGCGTCAAGGAGACCAACACCCACCTCGTCCTTGAGACCCTATGA
- the engB gene encoding GTP-binding protein EngB: MIIFAGRSNVGKSTLIFKLTGKKVKRGKRPGVTRKPVEIEWRGKKVVDLPGFGFMSGLPEHVQERIKDEIVHFIEDNAGKIELAVLVVDGKASPEIIERWEKRGEIPIDVEFYQFLRELEIPTVVAVNKIDKVRNVERTIHFLAEKFGVPYSEIPETFVPISAKFGKNLEELKKLMEKKMRSKS, translated from the coding sequence ATGATAATATTTGCCGGGCGATCCAACGTTGGTAAGAGCACCCTCATCTTCAAGCTAACTGGAAAGAAGGTAAAGCGGGGAAAGAGGCCCGGCGTGACGAGGAAGCCCGTTGAAATCGAGTGGAGGGGAAAAAAAGTCGTAGACCTCCCGGGATTCGGGTTCATGAGCGGGCTTCCAGAGCACGTCCAGGAGCGAATAAAGGACGAGATAGTCCACTTCATCGAGGACAACGCGGGCAAGATAGAGCTCGCAGTCCTCGTCGTCGACGGAAAAGCCTCCCCTGAGATAATAGAGCGCTGGGAGAAGCGTGGTGAGATTCCGATAGACGTGGAGTTCTACCAGTTCCTGAGGGAGCTTGAGATACCGACGGTGGTTGCGGTCAACAAGATTGACAAGGTCAGGAACGTCGAGAGGACTATACACTTCCTCGCCGAAAAGTTTGGGGTGCCCTACTCGGAGATTCCAGAGACCTTCGTTCCAATCTCGGCGAAGTTCGGCAAGAACCTTGAGGAGCTCAAAAAACTCATGGAAAAGAAAATGAGGTCGAAGTCATAG
- a CDS encoding preprotein translocase subunit Sec61beta, whose protein sequence is MAKEKTTLPPTGAGLMRFFDEDTRAVKVSPKGVIAMTLILVAVEILLHAFGSSIFG, encoded by the coding sequence ATGGCAAAGGAAAAGACGACACTACCCCCAACCGGGGCAGGACTCATGAGGTTCTTCGACGAGGACACGAGGGCAGTAAAGGTGAGCCCGAAGGGCGTCATAGCAATGACTCTCATACTGGTTGCGGTGGAGATCCTGCTACACGCCTTCGGTTCGAGCATCTTTGGTTAA
- a CDS encoding 30S ribosomal protein S6e, giving the protein MATFKLVISNPKTGIAKQVEISGGEAEILVGKRIGDEVSAKELGLNLREIFGDESIPEDAKLRITGGTDKDGFPMRPDVHGPRRVKILLSKGPGFRPREKGERRKKTVHGNTISPNIVQVNLKIVL; this is encoded by the coding sequence ATGGCCACTTTCAAGCTCGTTATATCGAACCCCAAGACCGGTATCGCGAAGCAGGTTGAGATAAGCGGTGGCGAGGCAGAAATACTCGTTGGAAAGCGCATTGGAGACGAGGTCTCGGCTAAGGAGCTTGGTCTCAACCTCAGGGAGATATTCGGCGACGAGAGCATTCCCGAGGATGCCAAGCTCAGGATAACCGGTGGAACCGACAAGGACGGCTTCCCCATGAGGCCGGACGTCCACGGCCCGAGGAGGGTCAAGATACTCCTCTCCAAGGGGCCAGGTTTCAGGCCCAGGGAGAAGGGTGAGAGGAGAAAGAAGACCGTCCACGGCAACACCATAAGCCCGAACATCGTCCAGGTCAACCTGAAGATAGTTCTCTGA
- the eif2g gene encoding translation initiation factor IF-2 subunit gamma: MAKKKEFRQAEINIGMVGHVDHGKTTLTRALTGIWTDTHSEELRRGITIKIGFADAEIRKCPKCGKYSTSPICPYCGAETEFERRVSFIDAPGHEALMTTMLAGASLMDGAVLVVAANEGVMPQTREHLMALQIVGNRNIVIALNKIELVDRETVLKRYEEIKEFVKGTVAENAPIIPISALHGANVDVLLAAIEKFIPTPERDPNKPPKMLVLRSFDVNKPGTPPEKLIGGVIGGSIVQGKLKVGDEIEIRPGVPYEEHGRIKYEPITTEIVSLQAGGRFVEEAYPGGLVGVGTKLDPYLTKGDLMAGNVVGKPGQLPPVWDELRLEVHLLERVVGTEEELKVEPIKRREVLLLNVGTARTMGLVTGLGKDEVELKLQIPVCAEVGDRVAISRQVGSRWRLIGYGFIKE; encoded by the coding sequence ATGGCAAAGAAGAAGGAGTTTAGACAGGCTGAGATTAACATAGGTATGGTGGGTCACGTTGACCACGGTAAGACGACGCTCACAAGGGCCCTCACAGGAATCTGGACCGACACTCACAGTGAGGAGCTCAGGAGGGGTATTACAATAAAGATAGGCTTCGCCGACGCGGAGATAAGGAAGTGCCCGAAGTGCGGCAAGTATTCAACTTCTCCGATATGTCCCTACTGTGGCGCTGAGACCGAGTTTGAGAGGCGTGTCTCCTTCATAGACGCCCCCGGCCACGAGGCGCTGATGACCACCATGCTCGCCGGTGCCTCCCTTATGGACGGTGCCGTCCTCGTCGTCGCCGCCAACGAGGGTGTGATGCCCCAGACCAGGGAGCACCTCATGGCCCTCCAGATAGTCGGCAACAGGAACATCGTCATAGCCCTCAACAAGATCGAGCTCGTTGACAGGGAGACCGTCCTCAAGCGCTACGAGGAGATAAAGGAGTTCGTGAAGGGAACCGTTGCCGAGAACGCTCCGATAATCCCGATTTCAGCTCTCCACGGTGCGAACGTTGACGTCCTCCTCGCGGCGATAGAGAAGTTCATACCGACGCCTGAGCGCGACCCGAACAAGCCGCCCAAGATGCTCGTCCTGAGGAGCTTCGACGTGAACAAACCGGGTACTCCACCGGAAAAGCTCATCGGCGGTGTTATTGGAGGCTCTATAGTCCAGGGCAAGCTCAAAGTTGGCGACGAGATAGAGATAAGGCCCGGCGTTCCCTACGAGGAGCACGGCAGGATAAAGTACGAGCCGATAACCACCGAGATAGTCTCCCTCCAGGCCGGCGGACGCTTTGTTGAAGAGGCTTACCCTGGTGGACTCGTTGGTGTTGGGACAAAGCTCGACCCGTACCTCACCAAGGGCGACCTCATGGCCGGAAACGTCGTAGGAAAGCCCGGCCAGCTCCCGCCGGTATGGGACGAGCTCAGGCTTGAAGTCCACCTGCTTGAGCGCGTCGTTGGAACCGAGGAAGAGCTCAAGGTCGAGCCTATCAAGAGGAGAGAGGTGCTCCTCCTCAACGTCGGAACCGCCAGGACGATGGGTCTAGTCACTGGCCTCGGCAAGGACGAGGTCGAGCTTAAGCTCCAGATTCCGGTCTGTGCCGAGGTCGGCGATAGAGTCGCCATTAGCAGGCAGGTCGGGAGCAGGTGGCGCCTCATCGGATACGGCTTCATTAAGGAGTGA
- a CDS encoding PIN domain-containing protein — MKKREWLVVPDTNFLLIPGQFGVDIVSELNRILDVKFKIVVPNVVLEELDVIEKKTRGKDLLAVRMAKKLVERFEKVEIGKFGERPIDDQIYDFAVKNERVIVCTNDKGLKKRLREKGIPVVYLRSKKILELEGMLE; from the coding sequence ATGAAAAAGAGGGAGTGGCTTGTTGTCCCGGACACTAACTTCCTCCTCATCCCCGGCCAGTTTGGGGTCGACATAGTTTCCGAGCTCAACAGAATCCTCGACGTGAAGTTTAAAATCGTCGTCCCAAACGTGGTTCTCGAAGAGCTCGACGTCATCGAGAAAAAGACGCGAGGAAAGGATTTGCTCGCGGTCAGGATGGCGAAGAAATTAGTGGAGAGGTTTGAGAAGGTTGAAATTGGAAAGTTCGGCGAGAGGCCGATAGACGACCAGATTTACGACTTCGCGGTCAAAAACGAGCGCGTTATTGTCTGCACCAACGACAAGGGGCTGAAGAAGCGCCTCCGCGAGAAGGGCATCCCCGTCGTCTACCTCCGCTCGAAGAAGATACTTGAGCTTGAAGGAATGCTGGAGTAG
- a CDS encoding radical SAM protein, which yields METLPYLNDLYVASDGLLQIFLKNLKEPLRTAQLPGFLEKWDKYVKARRALKSWLDGIKGPVFAAIDLTYKCNLKCPYCYVAAPLRKSAPELPTEIVLRAIDELAKLETLGICLCGGEPVLHREFFRIIEYANDAGIPVNFVTNGTLITEEFAKKLSELNIGSVQVSLDGSKPEIMDRLRGNGIFHRAVDSIKRLIDYGINTSVAFCATRINIQDFPNVVELASKLGVFEVRSMYFVPETEAHIKLAPSESQYKELLQWIYDNREDFTIKVDFGDPTEHIILGPYINSVVITISAEGYILPTPYLNFAYGHVTDGIEALWPELREAWKQNPVLLTVSSYLKTEKDFVKLNNVGLTRKNGRGYIDLSRISTDQQLELSRKIRSVLI from the coding sequence ATGGAAACATTACCCTACCTTAATGATCTTTACGTGGCCAGTGATGGATTACTTCAGATATTTCTAAAAAATTTAAAAGAGCCTCTTAGGACTGCTCAACTTCCAGGTTTCCTTGAAAAATGGGACAAGTATGTAAAAGCGAGAAGAGCACTTAAATCTTGGCTTGATGGGATAAAAGGTCCCGTATTCGCTGCAATCGACCTAACATACAAGTGTAATCTTAAATGTCCATACTGCTATGTAGCTGCTCCGTTGAGAAAATCTGCTCCAGAACTGCCAACTGAAATTGTCCTGAGAGCGATTGATGAACTTGCAAAATTGGAAACTCTCGGGATATGTTTGTGCGGTGGGGAACCTGTCTTACACAGAGAATTCTTTAGAATCATAGAATATGCAAATGATGCAGGTATTCCAGTTAATTTTGTGACTAATGGTACCTTAATCACTGAAGAATTTGCTAAAAAGCTCTCTGAGTTAAATATTGGAAGTGTGCAGGTTTCGTTGGATGGATCAAAACCGGAAATCATGGACAGACTAAGGGGAAATGGAATATTTCACAGAGCAGTTGATTCAATAAAAAGACTCATAGACTATGGGATAAATACATCTGTTGCATTTTGTGCAACTCGTATTAACATCCAAGACTTTCCCAATGTAGTTGAGTTGGCATCAAAATTGGGAGTGTTTGAAGTTAGATCTATGTACTTTGTTCCTGAGACTGAGGCACATATCAAACTAGCTCCTTCAGAAAGCCAATACAAAGAGTTATTGCAGTGGATCTACGATAACAGAGAGGACTTCACAATAAAAGTTGACTTCGGTGACCCAACAGAGCATATAATCCTTGGGCCATATATTAATTCTGTCGTCATAACAATAAGTGCTGAAGGATACATTCTCCCTACCCCCTACCTGAACTTTGCATATGGGCATGTAACTGATGGGATTGAAGCTCTCTGGCCCGAACTTAGGGAGGCTTGGAAACAGAATCCAGTCCTATTAACAGTATCCTCATATTTAAAGACGGAGAAAGACTTTGTGAAATTAAATAACGTTGGATTGACTCGAAAAAATGGGAGGGGGTATATAGATTTGAGTAGAATTTCCACAGATCAACAGTTAGAGCTTTCTAGAAAAATAAGGAGCGTGTTAATATGA
- a CDS encoding ABC transporter permease, whose translation MTKVKTVISKEFWTYFGSRETLYSIILPAVSMVFVLSFVIVTRSQYITPQSRALAYKQITSNPQLFGITESLLQVLGDDAITIATLIVQIPMVIQIFSFISTYNAIVASFAFERINKTMEVLFASPLSESEIILGKIIASIIAGTLTMLSGILINVAAIQYVFIQHVGRLWTPTLGYMFLTVAMSISMLLFAIPIGLTLSVRAKNATQIKLGGLVGIMPLLLFLLASKVPPQTFFSIVQIIGLTSLVVSIILVCLSRRLINRFSFIIN comes from the coding sequence ATGACAAAGGTTAAAACAGTAATATCAAAAGAGTTCTGGACATATTTTGGAAGCAGAGAGACCCTTTACTCTATTATTCTTCCCGCGGTTTCAATGGTATTTGTGCTGAGCTTTGTAATTGTTACTAGATCACAGTATATCACGCCTCAATCAAGGGCCCTTGCATACAAACAGATAACTTCCAATCCCCAGCTGTTTGGAATAACAGAAAGCCTGCTTCAAGTTCTGGGGGACGACGCTATAACAATTGCCACCCTCATAGTCCAGATACCAATGGTTATCCAGATATTTTCGTTTATTTCGACATATAACGCTATAGTGGCATCCTTTGCTTTCGAAAGGATAAATAAGACAATGGAAGTACTTTTCGCTTCTCCCTTAAGTGAGAGTGAGATAATCCTAGGAAAGATCATCGCAAGTATCATTGCTGGAACCCTCACAATGCTATCAGGGATTTTAATTAATGTTGCCGCAATCCAGTATGTTTTCATACAACATGTGGGAAGGTTATGGACGCCTACACTGGGCTATATGTTTTTGACGGTCGCTATGTCAATATCAATGCTTCTTTTTGCTATACCTATTGGCCTCACCCTTAGTGTGAGGGCTAAAAACGCAACTCAGATTAAGCTGGGGGGATTAGTCGGTATTATGCCATTATTGCTCTTTTTATTGGCAAGTAAGGTTCCACCGCAGACGTTTTTTTCCATTGTGCAGATAATTGGGCTAACCAGCCTGGTAGTTTCAATAATCCTGGTGTGCTTGTCTAGAAGGCTCATAAATCGCTTTTCATTCATAATAAACTAA
- a CDS encoding ABC transporter ATP-binding protein → MLEVENISAGYGKENVINDISFTIKKGELYVLLGPNGSGKTTTFRAISGIIPLSKGRVIIEGIDLEREPELAKRKLGYLPEGERVYPNISVYKNLLFFAEIYDVDRGKIDVVLKEFGLEKYKNSPAGYLSRGMRKKLALARALLHDPEVIILDEPFSNLDMSTVLRLRDEIKKMIENDRIILFSTHILSELQYFEDVNCRVAFINEGRIILERELEELAGSVNNILVVFRVNDKTRAREVLTSLGYDVSIEQSGVVVRVSNYHKEVPAILKVLLTHDITVYEARPKESPVERFYRDFVDI, encoded by the coding sequence ATGCTCGAAGTTGAAAATATCTCTGCAGGCTATGGGAAGGAGAATGTAATAAACGACATAAGCTTTACTATAAAAAAAGGAGAACTCTATGTGCTACTTGGCCCTAATGGTTCAGGAAAAACCACCACTTTTAGAGCTATCTCAGGGATCATCCCGCTTTCCAAAGGGAGAGTCATTATAGAGGGCATTGACCTGGAGAGAGAGCCAGAACTGGCAAAAAGGAAGCTGGGTTATTTGCCAGAGGGTGAGAGGGTATATCCCAATATTAGTGTGTATAAAAACCTTCTATTCTTTGCGGAGATCTACGATGTGGACAGGGGGAAGATTGATGTGGTCTTAAAAGAATTTGGACTTGAAAAATACAAAAACAGCCCAGCAGGTTACCTAAGCAGAGGAATGAGAAAGAAACTTGCGCTTGCCAGGGCACTTCTCCATGACCCGGAAGTTATCATTCTTGATGAGCCCTTCAGCAACTTGGACATGTCCACAGTCTTGAGATTGAGGGACGAAATAAAGAAAATGATTGAGAACGATAGAATTATCCTTTTTTCTACCCATATCTTAAGTGAACTTCAGTACTTCGAAGATGTAAACTGTAGGGTTGCATTTATCAACGAAGGAAGGATTATACTGGAAAGAGAACTTGAAGAACTCGCTGGAAGCGTCAATAACATCCTTGTGGTGTTTAGAGTAAATGACAAGACGAGAGCAAGGGAAGTGCTCACCAGTCTGGGATATGATGTCAGCATTGAACAGTCTGGGGTAGTAGTTAGAGTTTCCAACTACCACAAAGAGGTTCCTGCAATCCTAAAGGTTCTACTTACGCATGATATTACCGTGT